The window TTACCATTGATGGTACCATAAAGGAGGCGTTACCCAATTCAATGTTCCGCGTGGAGATAGAAATTGGGGATAAACCCCATAAAGTTCTTGCCTACGTCTCCGGAAAAATGCGTAAATACTTCATCAAGATTCTTCCTGGTGATATCGTCACACTTGAAATATCACCCTATGATCTCACCAGGGGAAGGATCGTATACCGACATAAGTAGACCAATTTTCAGTTTTTACATACAATTTTCTATCGACACGTTCTCAATGATCCTTTAATAAAAGGAATAGAATATGAAAAACTTAACTGTTTTGGTGTCCTTACTCGGAATGATATTGATTTCATCATGTAGTAAAAATACTGCTGCTCTTGATTTATCCGTTCTTGACGATCCCACTCGCCCTTCTGAAGAGAAAGAACAAGATGCACAACGGAAATCGATCGATGTCTACACGTTCTTGGGGATTGAACCCGGTATGACAGTGGCTGATCTCTGGCCAGGTGGAGGATACAATACACATCTCCTTTCCCGTCTCATGGGAAAAGATGGAAAGGTATATTGCATGATGGGGTTCTACGCCGGCGGACGATATATGATGCTGGACAAGATCGAAGCACGCATTGTTGACTCCGGCCTTTCCAATGTGGAAATATTCAACACCCCCGCCGATCTGCCAACCAACACCATCGATGTTATGGTGTCCATCCGGAATTACCACGATGCAGATCCGCCTCGCGACCAACTCATCGCTGAATTAAGTGCCGCCCTGAAGCCCGGCGGTGTTATCGGCATTGTGGATGTGGCCACCGATCGCCCCGGATGGGACGAGGAGACACACCGGCTGAACGAACAAGTAGTTATTGATGAATTCACCGCTCACGGTTTTGCGTTGGAAGGAAGCTCTGATATGCTTCGAAACCCCAACGACGATCATTCCATCATGGGATTTGATGAAGGGCGCCACACGATGGACCGCTACCTGCTTAAGTTCAGGAAAGTGGTAAAATAGTTTTGAAGTTAAGAGTTGACTTTTAGTCAACCCCCGATCCTGACCCTGACTCCCCCATAAATATGGAATCCAGACGCCGGTTCGAAGTATCTGCCTCCCCAAGCGTTCAGACGGACGTTTGAATTATACTTTTTATCAAACAGATTATTTATACCGGCGAAGGGTTCGAACAGCCATTCCGAAAATCTTTTCTGATAACCAACCCTGATATTAAAAACCGAGTACGGTTGCTCCTTAACCTCATTAGCATCATCTGCATATAGCTCGCCAGTGGATTGGGCCTGAAGCTTTGAGTAGAAGCCTGAGGGGTGGACATAAGA of the Candidatus Neomarinimicrobiota bacterium genome contains:
- the infA gene encoding translation initiation factor IF-1; this encodes MAKEKPITIDGTIKEALPNSMFRVEIEIGDKPHKVLAYVSGKMRKYFIKILPGDIVTLEISPYDLTRGRIVYRHK